In Centropristis striata isolate RG_2023a ecotype Rhode Island chromosome 8, C.striata_1.0, whole genome shotgun sequence, the genomic window ATTTCAATAATTatcttaaaattgtatttttactgcCCATAAATAACAAATTTCTCTCCTTCATTGCAGTCCAGTATTAGTGATTTTCAATCTGCTCAGGACAAAGAAGATTCCTCacaaaattcaaaaatctttGATGTCTAAGATGAATTTACTGCTTACATTTATGCATCGTGTTTACATGTATTACATCTAATAACCTGTAAAGTGTTTTTCTTGCCAAGACTGACTGAGACTTATATGTAGCAACATGGAAAATATGTAGGTTAGTGCAACATGGGAAATGCTACCCTCtctttttacaaaatgaaaagattCCTCCTTATTACCTTTGTGTTAATATACCTAATCATCtgtattattttcaattaaatggAGACAAGTGTAATCttttaataaaatctattgttgATGCAACACTGATCGGCTTTCCTAtcttttacaataaaatattcctttaaaaaaacaacagatttttaGTGCATGTTTatgagacatttttatttattttcagttaacAGCCTGTAATAGGTCATAGAAACTGTCAGAGGTGGTGGCACGTCCTCTTTTGGTTTGACTTTGCTGGTGTGCTTCCTCATTATTTTCATCCTGAATGACTTCGTAAACATGAGTCTGTGAGGAGGAACACTGGAgttattgcattattattattataacagccTGACAAcagttattttatgttttgtctcTTACCATATCAATACTGGTCTGTTCATTCCCTGCGAacagaaagacataaaacaactactaTTCAATTTCCATCAAGGTTCTGAAAACAcagtcatacactgtaaaaaatgtttgtaaaaattacagtaaaacactgtcaaattgcatcagaaatagggcgtaaaattaaaaatgtaatatcaccatagtagatgcttgtaattaccgtaaatcaaggaataatgcaaaacttttagactgtagaaaacacagttttttcatataaaatgaatggagaaataccataatgtcacaaggacacaatcaccctaaaaataaaggcactactcagtctaaattacagtttttgctgatttttacatttaaaattacagtagaaaactccctgtattttttacggtgaaattccgGCAACCACAgctattttaccgtaaattaaacagattttttttacagtgtacactggtCACACTGCGGGTTTTGCGGCTCCACAAACATTCACTACCTGCATCCTTGTTGCGCTTCCTCTTCATGTACATGATGCAGAGTCCTCCAGCAGTTATACATATCAGAAGAGCTAAAGGAAGGGCTACCCATGCAGGTGTTTGCAGAGctgtagacacaaaataattatactttttttgcagtttactCAGAAATTAGGATGCATTTTGTCTCGTGTGTGGGTTTCATTTAGCAGAAAATGCAACAACAGCCTGATGCATACTTACAGTTAACTGTACGCCACTTCATAGACGCCATCACTTCACCCTCTCTATGCACAGAGCAGGTTATCTCATCAGTCGTTGAAATTAAAGGGAGAAATAGCCGGTTTGTAAGAGTGTCATCAGCATTTATTAAGCCGCTCTGCCAGCTGTTTGGGCTGCCTCCCGACCAGGTTAGATTGAAGTCTTTCCCACATTCATTAGAGCAGCTAAGCACACATGTCAAAGTGAGATTATCTCCTCCTGGCCCATGCTCTGAAGTTACTGTAGAGAGAGACATGAGGGAAAATGTTTAATGGTAAATAAAGTGCATGCTCTGTTCTGGCTGTTTTatttccaacctggtctcacagaaatccgtgaaatagccacggatttcgcttaactcaaaatctgtggaatagccacggaatcgctcaaatttccgtgaaactgacacggatttggctacaatgcaagttaatgacagtcatatcccgtggctattccatggatatttgttcctattggtttgttccaagtcacgtgactttcaaggtcccagcggtcagaataaaaaacatggcggacagttctctcatttttagtgaaaaatcaatattttgacttagtttctgcataaaaatggattttgatcacatttctagcgagaaatatatgttttattttctaaatcttcactcagtgaatgtacataatcactttgtatgttggaatagccacgggatatgactgtcattaacttgcattgtagcgaaatccgtctcagtttcacggaaatttgagcgattccgtggctattccacggattttgagttaagcgaaatccgtggctatttcacggatttctgtgagaccaggttggttttaaTGGTAAATAAAGTGCATGCTCTGTTCTGGCTGTTTTATTTCAACACTCACCATCCAGAGTATACAGCCTGATCTTGTTCAACTGACCAGTGTACCATGAACACTGGTAGTCCCCAGCATGCAGAGCGCTCACTTTACTAATAACCAGAGATGAGTCATTAATCACATGTGTCTGGCCTTCGTAAGGTGACATATGATGTGTCAGTGTCCTTTCACCCTCAGCCCGTTTCACGCCACCCACACTGAGAGAGGAATCGTTGCTACAGGAGAGTGACACTGACTCACCCACTGCAGCCACCACTTCCTCTATGCCGTCTAGGGGGAAGGGAGCACTGGTTACACTTTGTACATCTTAAACCACACTGTTTAATTTACATCcatagttctcaacctttttgagtcgcgacccccaattcaacatgcatgttgtccgcgacccccactcactgaacacaatttcacaggcacagttcagatcacccaaaaaagaaacaaaatgacaaaaaaaggaaacaaaatgatcaaaaaagacacaaatgagcaaaaaagaaacaaaatgaccaaaaaaaggaaacaaaatgaccaaaaaagacacaaaatgatcaaaaaagacacaaaatgactaaaaaaagacacaaaatgatcaaaaaaagacacaaattgaccacaaaatgatcaaaaaagacacaaaatgaccaaaaaagacacaaaatgacaaaaaaggaaacaaaattaccaaaaaagacaaaatgaccacaaaatgattaaaaaaaagacacaaaatgactaaaaaaacacaaaattaccaaaaaaagacacaaaatgaccaagaaaaggaaacaaaatgaccaaaaaagacacaa contains:
- the LOC131975919 gene encoding uncharacterized protein LOC131975919; translation: MHVKWSTEDNTPRNGNRFRFESPSGCLSKLFITVKPTDHQRTWTCQLHQNDTVKASILYTTTIKDGIEEVVAAVGESVSLSCSNDSSLSVGGVKRAEGERTLTHHMSPYEGQTHVINDSSLVISKVSALHAGDYQCSWYTGQLNKIRLYTLDVTSEHGPGGDNLTLTCVLSCSNECGKDFNLTWSGGSPNSWQSGLINADDTLTNRLFLPLISTTDEITCSVHREGEVMASMKWRTVNSLQTPAWVALPLALLICITAGGLCIMYMKRKRNKDAGNEQTSIDMTHVYEVIQDENNEEAHQQSQTKRGRATTSDSFYDLLQAVN